One Pseudonocardia sediminis DNA window includes the following coding sequences:
- the sfnG gene encoding dimethylsulfone monooxygenase SfnG, translating into MTEPLKFAYWVPNVSGGLVTSTIEQRTDWGFEYNAKLAQTAENNGFEYALSQIRYMASYGADHQHEATSFSLALGMATTKLKLIAAVHPGLWQPAVLAKWLATADHLTNGRIAVNVVSGWLKDEFTAMGEPWLEHDERYRRTAEFIRVLREIWTAGEGGAEFAGDFYRVHGFDLKPRPVDVPGRPHPEIFQGGNSTAARRNGGTVSDWYFSNGKDYDGFTEQVEEVLGHAKTADRLQPVRFGLNGFMIARDSEKEAHDTLREIIEKANKPAVEGFRDAVQQAGNSTGDKKGMWADSSFSDLVQYNDGFKTQLIGTPEQIADRAIEYKRLGANLLLLGFLHFQEEVEYFGAKVLPIIREKEAELAEREPQLANR; encoded by the coding sequence ATCACCGAGCCGCTGAAGTTCGCCTACTGGGTGCCCAACGTCAGCGGCGGGCTCGTCACCAGCACGATCGAGCAGCGCACCGACTGGGGCTTCGAGTACAACGCCAAGCTCGCCCAGACCGCCGAGAACAACGGCTTCGAGTACGCGCTGAGCCAGATCCGCTACATGGCCAGCTACGGCGCCGACCACCAGCACGAGGCGACGAGCTTCTCGCTGGCACTCGGCATGGCCACCACGAAGCTGAAGCTGATCGCCGCCGTGCACCCGGGCCTGTGGCAGCCGGCCGTGCTCGCGAAGTGGCTCGCCACCGCCGACCACCTGACGAACGGCCGGATCGCCGTCAACGTCGTCTCCGGCTGGCTCAAGGACGAGTTCACGGCGATGGGCGAGCCGTGGCTCGAGCACGACGAGCGCTACCGCCGCACCGCCGAGTTCATCCGCGTGCTGCGCGAGATCTGGACCGCCGGTGAGGGCGGCGCCGAGTTCGCCGGCGACTTCTACCGGGTGCACGGCTTCGACCTCAAGCCGCGCCCGGTCGACGTCCCCGGACGCCCGCACCCGGAGATCTTCCAGGGCGGCAACTCCACCGCGGCCCGCCGCAACGGTGGCACCGTCTCGGACTGGTACTTCTCCAACGGCAAGGACTACGACGGCTTCACCGAGCAGGTCGAGGAGGTCCTCGGCCACGCCAAGACCGCCGACCGCCTGCAGCCGGTCCGGTTCGGCCTCAACGGCTTCATGATCGCCCGGGACTCCGAGAAGGAAGCCCACGACACTCTGCGCGAGATCATCGAGAAGGCCAACAAGCCGGCCGTCGAGGGCTTCCGCGACGCCGTGCAGCAGGCCGGCAACTCCACCGGTGACAAGAAGGGGATGTGGGCGGACTCGTCGTTCTCCGACCTCGTCCAGTACAACGACGGCTTCAAGACCCAGCTGATCGGTACGCCGGAGCAGATCGCCGACCGCGCGATCGAGTACAAGCGCCTCGGCGCGAACCTCCTGCTCCTGGGCTTCCTGCACTTCCAGGAGGAGGTCGAGTACTTCGGCGCCAAGGTGCTGCCGATCATCCGCGAGAAGGAGGCCGAGCTCGCCGAGCGCGAGCCGCAGCTCGCCAACCGCTGA
- a CDS encoding ethanolamine ammonia-lyase subunit EutB, giving the protein MTRRRGSLGGHTHEFADLAGLLAAATPERSGDVLAGVAASSEQERVAAQTVLADLPLTTFLDELVVPYETDEVTRLIIDTHDADAFAPIASLTVGGLRDHLLSPDTDTTALAPGLTPEMVAAVSKLMRVQDLVSVARRTPVVTAFRSTLGLPGTLATRLQPNHPTDDPTGVTASIVDGLLLGCGDAVIGINPATDSPARTTDLLHLVDEVRTRYDIPTQSCVLAHVTTSIEIMERGAPVDLVFQSVAGTQAANEGFGVTLAMLGEAHEAALSLRRGTVGTHCMYFETGQGSALSADAHHGVHQQTLEARAYAVCRAFDPLLVNTVVGFIGPEYLYDGMQITRAGLEDNLCGSLLGVPMGVDVCYTNHAEADADDTDTLLTLLGVAGCSFVICVPGGDDVMLHYQSLSFHDALYARQVLGLSPAPEFAGWLEKMEMLGADGRVREPALDSAAMRALTAGVR; this is encoded by the coding sequence ATGACGCGCCGTCGCGGATCCCTGGGCGGGCACACCCACGAGTTCGCCGACCTGGCCGGGCTGCTCGCCGCGGCCACCCCGGAGCGCTCCGGGGACGTGCTGGCCGGCGTCGCGGCGTCGTCCGAGCAGGAACGCGTCGCGGCGCAGACCGTGCTCGCCGACCTGCCGCTGACGACGTTCCTCGACGAGCTCGTGGTGCCCTACGAGACCGACGAGGTCACGCGCCTGATCATCGACACCCACGACGCCGACGCGTTCGCGCCGATCGCGTCGCTGACCGTCGGCGGGCTGCGCGACCACCTGCTCTCCCCGGACACCGACACGACCGCGCTCGCGCCGGGGCTGACCCCGGAGATGGTCGCGGCGGTGTCGAAGCTGATGCGGGTCCAGGACCTGGTCTCGGTGGCCCGGCGGACCCCGGTCGTCACCGCGTTCCGCTCCACGCTGGGCCTGCCCGGCACCCTGGCCACCCGCCTACAGCCCAACCACCCCACCGACGACCCGACCGGGGTCACCGCCTCCATCGTCGACGGCCTGCTGCTCGGCTGCGGTGACGCCGTCATCGGGATCAACCCGGCCACCGACTCGCCGGCCCGCACGACCGACCTGCTGCACCTGGTCGACGAGGTCCGGACCCGCTACGACATCCCCACCCAGAGCTGCGTGCTCGCGCACGTCACGACGTCGATCGAGATCATGGAACGCGGCGCGCCGGTGGACCTGGTGTTCCAGTCCGTCGCCGGCACCCAGGCCGCCAACGAGGGGTTCGGGGTCACCCTGGCGATGCTGGGCGAGGCGCACGAGGCGGCGCTGTCGCTGCGGCGCGGCACCGTCGGCACGCACTGCATGTACTTCGAGACCGGGCAGGGCAGCGCGCTGTCCGCCGACGCCCACCACGGCGTCCACCAGCAGACACTGGAGGCCCGCGCCTACGCCGTCTGCCGTGCGTTCGACCCGCTGCTGGTCAACACCGTCGTCGGGTTCATCGGCCCGGAGTACCTCTACGACGGCATGCAGATCACCCGCGCCGGTCTGGAGGACAACCTCTGCGGGTCGCTGCTCGGCGTCCCGATGGGCGTCGACGTCTGCTACACCAACCACGCCGAGGCCGACGCGGACGACACCGACACCCTGCTCACGTTGCTCGGGGTGGCCGGCTGCTCGTTCGTCATCTGCGTCCCCGGCGGCGACGACGTGATGCTGCACTACCAGTCGCTCTCGTTCCACGACGCGCTCTACGCCCGCCAGGTGCTGGGCCTGAGCCCCGCCCCGGAGTTCGCCGGGTGGCTGGAGAAGATGGAGATGCTCGGGGCCGACGGACGGGTGCGCGAGCCCGCCCTGGACTCCGCGGCGATGCGCGCCCTGACGGCGGGTGTGCGGTGA
- a CDS encoding LCP family protein yields MRGCSAAAAVEPPWPPDTGGVALQGPTEPMRRVGRPGWPVSPPPRRLGRGARIACTTLALLSALTLFVAGYAWTVYRHLDGGLVTSDVLTGPRSADGATDILLVGLDSRTDAQGDPLPREVLDALNAGDSDGESNTDTMILLRVPDDSARPTTAVSLPRDSYVQIPGYGKHKLNSAYARAAAAERRVLSGRGVAEPELTREADLAGRRVLAQTIEQLTGASIDHYAEVNLAGFAEITQAVGGVPVCLTAPVDDSYSGARFAAGPQRLEGAPALAFVRQRHGLPRGDLDRVVRQQAFLASLAHQTLSAGTLADPVALTGLLDTVSRYVVIDPGWDLLAFAAQTQGLTGGNIQFRTMPTGRADLSTPSDGDAVQVDPALVKAFFAELSAPAPEPAPEQAEPAALATPVTVDVRNGTGRSGLAAGVQDVLDDDGLVPGSLGNTSETRTSVVRGADEATAARVAALLGGLPVETDPAVAPGYVTVVLGGDYTGPTGSGRTLSSGSESGTSDTPAGAVPGDDAAGAPAAAPVITADGVPCVS; encoded by the coding sequence GTGCGCGGCTGCTCCGCCGCGGCCGCGGTGGAACCGCCGTGGCCGCCGGACACCGGAGGCGTGGCGTTGCAGGGACCGACCGAACCGATGCGGCGGGTCGGCCGTCCCGGGTGGCCCGTCTCTCCCCCGCCGCGCCGGCTCGGCCGCGGGGCGCGGATCGCGTGCACCACGCTGGCGCTGCTCTCGGCGCTGACCCTGTTCGTCGCCGGGTACGCCTGGACGGTCTACCGCCACCTCGACGGCGGTCTGGTCACCAGCGACGTCCTGACCGGGCCGCGCTCGGCCGACGGCGCGACCGACATCCTGCTGGTCGGGCTGGACAGCCGCACCGACGCGCAGGGCGACCCGTTGCCCCGCGAGGTGCTCGACGCGCTCAACGCCGGGGACTCCGACGGCGAGTCCAACACCGACACGATGATCCTGCTCCGCGTCCCGGACGACTCCGCGCGCCCGACGACGGCGGTGTCGCTGCCCCGCGACTCCTACGTGCAGATCCCCGGCTACGGCAAGCACAAGCTCAACTCGGCCTACGCCCGCGCCGCGGCCGCCGAGCGGAGGGTGCTGTCCGGGCGGGGCGTCGCCGAGCCGGAGCTGACCCGGGAGGCCGACCTGGCCGGGCGGCGCGTGCTCGCGCAGACGATCGAGCAGCTCACCGGGGCCTCGATCGACCACTACGCCGAGGTCAACCTGGCCGGGTTCGCCGAGATCACCCAGGCCGTCGGGGGCGTCCCGGTGTGCCTGACCGCCCCGGTCGACGACTCCTACTCCGGTGCCCGTTTCGCCGCGGGCCCGCAGCGGCTGGAGGGCGCGCCGGCGCTGGCGTTCGTCCGGCAGCGCCACGGCCTGCCCCGCGGCGACCTGGACCGGGTGGTGCGCCAGCAGGCGTTCCTGGCCAGCCTCGCGCACCAGACGCTGTCCGCGGGCACGCTGGCCGATCCGGTCGCGCTGACCGGGCTGCTCGACACCGTCAGCCGCTACGTCGTGATCGACCCGGGCTGGGACCTGCTCGCCTTCGCCGCCCAGACCCAGGGGCTGACCGGCGGGAACATCCAGTTCCGGACCATGCCGACCGGGCGGGCGGACCTCTCGACGCCCTCGGACGGCGACGCGGTGCAGGTCGACCCCGCCCTGGTGAAGGCGTTCTTCGCCGAGCTCTCGGCCCCCGCACCGGAACCGGCCCCGGAGCAGGCCGAGCCCGCCGCTCTCGCCACCCCGGTGACGGTCGACGTCCGCAACGGCACCGGGCGCTCCGGCCTGGCCGCGGGCGTCCAGGACGTCCTCGACGACGACGGGCTCGTCCCCGGCAGCCTCGGCAACACCTCGGAGACCCGGACGTCGGTCGTGCGCGGCGCCGACGAGGCGACCGCCGCCCGGGTGGCCGCGCTGCTCGGCGGGCTGCCCGTCGAGACCGACCCCGCCGTCGCGCCGGGATACGTCACCGTGGTCCTCGGCGGCGACTACACCGGTCCGACGGGGTCGGGCCGCACGTTGTCGTCCGGCAGCGAAAGCGGCACTTCGGACACCCCGGCCGGGGCCGTTCCCGGCGACGACGCCGCGGGCGCTCCGGCGGCCGCACCGGTGATCACCGCCGACGGTGTGCCCTGCGTCTCCTGA
- a CDS encoding TMEM165/GDT1 family protein, giving the protein MDGFLAAFFISFGVIFVAELGDKSQLMALTFATRYKALPVLIGITIATSVVHLVSVAVGYGLGAAIPTGWISLVAAVAFLGFGAWTLRGDSLSDDEEAKAQKAGGSAVVAASVAFFLAELGDKTMLATITLATQHGWFGVWLGSTVGMVVADALAIVVGRHLGRRLPERVIAVGAATLFVVFGLWLGVEAIGQLGGPDAWATMAALLNHHLTGWIALVLGLAAVGVTLLVRRRTHAIRHRSTPDAPRTPGSPAWWARVLFVLAAVLGFAAPVLVALDVLQPIALLSAPSVAVVGAGVLLLGFAVVALAQLQLGSLWRRNAAALDEDPESTRPVLATGGLYRWVRHPGLTGLIVGCAGMLAMSPTLIGVLATVLILVAVQVQARAVSEPSLGRALGDEYDAYLQRTGRFLPRVRPPEPPPAGMPSHHRDRARVG; this is encoded by the coding sequence ATGGACGGCTTCCTGGCCGCGTTCTTCATCAGCTTCGGCGTCATCTTCGTGGCCGAGCTCGGTGACAAGTCACAGCTCATGGCGCTGACGTTCGCCACCCGCTACAAGGCACTACCGGTGCTGATCGGCATCACCATCGCCACCTCCGTGGTGCACCTGGTCTCGGTGGCCGTGGGCTACGGGCTGGGCGCGGCGATCCCCACCGGCTGGATCTCGCTGGTCGCGGCCGTCGCGTTCCTCGGCTTCGGCGCCTGGACGCTGCGTGGCGACTCGCTCTCCGACGACGAGGAGGCGAAGGCGCAGAAGGCCGGCGGCTCGGCCGTCGTCGCCGCGTCGGTGGCGTTCTTCCTCGCCGAGCTCGGCGACAAGACGATGCTGGCCACGATCACCCTGGCCACGCAGCACGGATGGTTCGGTGTCTGGCTCGGCTCGACGGTCGGCATGGTGGTCGCCGACGCGCTGGCGATCGTCGTCGGTCGTCACCTGGGCCGGCGCCTGCCGGAGCGGGTGATCGCGGTCGGCGCCGCGACCCTGTTCGTCGTGTTCGGCCTGTGGCTCGGTGTCGAGGCGATCGGGCAGCTCGGCGGCCCGGACGCCTGGGCGACGATGGCGGCCCTGCTCAACCACCACCTGACCGGGTGGATCGCGCTGGTCCTGGGCCTGGCCGCGGTCGGGGTGACGCTGCTGGTCCGCCGTCGCACGCACGCGATCCGGCACCGCAGCACGCCGGACGCGCCGCGCACCCCCGGCTCGCCGGCCTGGTGGGCGCGGGTGCTGTTCGTGCTGGCCGCGGTGCTCGGCTTCGCCGCACCGGTGCTGGTCGCGCTCGACGTGCTGCAGCCGATCGCGCTGCTGTCGGCGCCGAGCGTCGCCGTCGTCGGGGCCGGGGTGCTGCTGCTCGGATTCGCGGTGGTCGCGCTCGCCCAGCTGCAGCTGGGGTCGCTGTGGCGCCGCAACGCCGCGGCGCTCGACGAGGACCCGGAGTCGACGCGTCCGGTGCTGGCCACCGGCGGTCTCTACCGCTGGGTGCGCCACCCCGGCCTGACCGGACTGATCGTCGGCTGCGCCGGGATGCTGGCCATGTCCCCGACGCTGATCGGTGTGCTGGCGACCGTGCTCATCCTGGTCGCGGTGCAGGTCCAGGCCCGTGCGGTCTCCGAGCCGAGCCTGGGCCGTGCCCTGGGCGACGAGTACGACGCCTACCTGCAGCGCACCGGCCGCTTCCTCCCGCGGGTGCGCCCGCCGGAGCCGCCGCCGGCCGGGATGCCGTCGCACCACCGCGACCGCGCCCGGGTCGGCTGA
- the eutC gene encoding ethanolamine ammonia-lyase subunit EutC — translation MSGENAPAPVGDDPLAALRASTRARVALGRAGDALPTARLLELRAAHAAARDAVHSPLDADDLAGRIAAELGVPVAHAASAAPSRSEYLRRPDLGRRLADRTELERGEHDVVLVVADGLSPLAVQTHAVPMLAEILARLDGWRVAPVVVATQARVPLGDEIATAVGARSVVVLVGERPGMSSTDSLGLYFTYDARRGRRDSERNCLSNVRPPHGTGYAEAATTLAMLMAEARRLGLSGVSLKADPALPES, via the coding sequence GTGAGCGGCGAGAACGCCCCGGCCCCGGTGGGGGACGACCCGCTGGCGGCGCTGCGCGCGTCCACCCGGGCCCGGGTCGCGCTGGGACGGGCGGGGGACGCCCTGCCCACCGCGCGGCTCCTGGAGCTGCGCGCCGCCCATGCCGCCGCCCGGGATGCGGTGCACTCGCCGCTCGACGCCGACGATCTCGCCGGTCGGATCGCCGCCGAGCTGGGCGTACCGGTCGCGCATGCGGCGAGCGCGGCGCCGAGCCGGTCGGAGTACCTGCGCCGTCCCGACCTGGGCCGTCGCCTCGCCGACCGCACGGAGCTGGAGCGGGGCGAGCACGACGTGGTGCTCGTCGTCGCCGACGGGCTGTCCCCGCTGGCCGTGCAGACGCACGCGGTGCCGATGCTGGCCGAGATCCTGGCCCGGCTCGACGGGTGGCGGGTCGCGCCGGTCGTCGTCGCGACACAGGCGCGGGTGCCACTGGGCGACGAGATCGCGACGGCGGTCGGGGCGCGCAGCGTCGTCGTGCTGGTGGGGGAGCGGCCGGGGATGAGCTCGACGGACTCGCTCGGGCTCTACTTCACCTACGACGCGCGACGCGGGCGCCGGGACTCCGAGCGCAACTGCCTGTCCAACGTGCGTCCACCGCACGGGACGGGCTACGCCGAGGCCGCGACGACCCTGGCGATGCTGATGGCCGAGGCCCGGCGGCTGGGCCTGTCCGGTGTGTCCCTGAAGGCAGACCCCGCCCTCCCCGAGAGCTGA
- a CDS encoding amino acid permease, whose protein sequence is MSQRQLRTGAAGWVLLAGLGVSYVISGDYSGWNFGLAEGGFGGLLIAGAGEALKVMFVVTGIALVGLVVFALGAIPLFDPANLVDIPVSDAAGASPFLPFGMIGIWSAVPFAIWFFLAVEGVPLAAEEAREPERNVPKAIVVSMLILLVTGAGVLVLATGALGAQALSASGNPLVEALGDGTLAVVVNYIGLAGLVASFFSIIYAYSRQTFALSRAGYLPRVLSKTNSRKAPTLALIVPGVIGFLLSLTGQGAVLLNMAVFGAALSYVLMMVSHIVLRRREPDMPRPYRTPGGVATTGFALAVAVIAVIATFLVDTVAALCALGAFALFMAYFAFYSRHHLVAAAPDEEFAALSDAEEELR, encoded by the coding sequence CTGTCCCAGCGGCAGCTGAGGACCGGCGCGGCCGGCTGGGTGCTGCTGGCCGGTCTCGGCGTCAGCTACGTGATCTCCGGTGACTACTCCGGGTGGAACTTCGGCCTGGCCGAGGGCGGCTTCGGCGGCCTGCTGATCGCCGGGGCCGGTGAGGCGCTCAAGGTCATGTTCGTGGTGACCGGCATCGCGCTGGTCGGCCTCGTGGTCTTCGCGCTCGGCGCGATCCCGCTGTTCGACCCGGCCAACCTGGTCGACATCCCGGTCTCCGACGCGGCCGGGGCCTCGCCGTTCCTGCCGTTCGGCATGATCGGGATCTGGTCGGCCGTCCCGTTCGCGATCTGGTTCTTCCTAGCCGTCGAGGGCGTGCCGCTGGCCGCCGAGGAGGCGCGCGAGCCGGAGCGCAACGTCCCGAAGGCGATCGTGGTCAGCATGCTGATCCTGCTGGTCACCGGGGCCGGTGTGCTGGTCCTCGCGACCGGCGCGCTCGGTGCTCAGGCACTCTCGGCGTCGGGGAACCCGCTGGTCGAGGCGCTGGGGGACGGGACGCTCGCCGTCGTCGTCAACTACATCGGCCTGGCCGGGCTCGTCGCCAGCTTCTTCTCGATCATCTACGCCTACTCCCGGCAGACGTTCGCGCTCTCCCGCGCCGGCTACCTGCCCCGCGTGCTGTCGAAGACCAACTCCCGCAAGGCGCCGACGCTGGCGCTGATCGTCCCCGGGGTGATCGGGTTCCTGCTCTCGCTGACCGGTCAGGGCGCGGTGCTGCTGAACATGGCCGTGTTCGGCGCGGCGCTGAGCTACGTGCTGATGATGGTCAGCCACATCGTGCTGCGCCGCCGTGAGCCGGACATGCCGCGCCCCTACCGGACCCCGGGCGGCGTCGCGACGACCGGGTTCGCCCTGGCCGTCGCCGTGATCGCGGTGATCGCGACGTTCCTGGTGGACACCGTGGCCGCGCTCTGCGCGCTCGGGGCGTTCGCGCTGTTCATGGCCTACTTCGCGTTCTACTCTCGGCACCACCTGGTCGCCGCGGCGCCGGACGAGGAGTTCGCGGCCCTCTCGGACGCGGAGGAGGAGCTGCGATGA
- a CDS encoding acyl-CoA dehydrogenase family protein, with translation MTTTENRPVTAPDWAAQPAPRTDAEWLARARQVREVLASDAAARDRAGATPYDEVALLKSSGLVTLLGPTEHGGAGLQWPTANRVVREVAAGDGSIGQLLGYHYLWFWAARLVGTPEQIAAVEADATRNQWFFGGAVNPRDADVTIRDTGDEIVYNGSKTFSTGSKVSDVTVLEGVVEGTDKHVFAIVPSAQDGLTFHDDWDNIGQRLTESGSVTITDVTVPWAAAAGFVDKTFRPRVYNTLNVPVLQLVFAHFYLGIARGALETAAEYTRTQTRPWLHGGQERAVDEPYQLDLYGDHLSKLWAVEALADQVSVEAQAIHDNAWDVTAQERGEHEVRVAAVKARATEVALEITSGIFEGLGARATRSDLAFDRFWRNVRTHTLHDPVAYKRREVGAFLLRDELPEPTWYS, from the coding sequence GTGACCACGACCGAGAACCGTCCGGTGACCGCCCCCGACTGGGCCGCACAGCCGGCCCCGCGCACCGACGCCGAGTGGCTCGCCCGCGCCCGTCAGGTGCGCGAGGTGCTGGCCTCCGACGCCGCGGCCCGGGACCGCGCCGGCGCGACGCCCTACGACGAGGTCGCGCTCCTCAAGTCCTCCGGCCTGGTCACCCTGCTCGGCCCCACCGAGCACGGCGGCGCCGGACTGCAGTGGCCCACGGCCAACAGGGTCGTCCGCGAGGTCGCCGCCGGTGACGGCTCGATCGGGCAGCTGCTCGGCTACCACTACCTGTGGTTCTGGGCCGCGCGCCTGGTCGGCACGCCCGAGCAGATCGCCGCCGTCGAGGCCGACGCGACCCGCAACCAGTGGTTCTTCGGCGGTGCGGTGAACCCGCGCGACGCCGACGTCACCATCCGCGACACCGGCGACGAGATCGTCTACAACGGCTCCAAGACGTTCTCCACCGGCAGCAAGGTCTCCGACGTCACCGTGCTGGAGGGCGTCGTCGAGGGGACGGACAAGCACGTCTTCGCGATCGTCCCGAGCGCCCAGGACGGCCTCACGTTCCACGACGACTGGGACAACATCGGCCAGCGCCTCACCGAGAGTGGCAGCGTCACGATCACCGACGTCACCGTTCCGTGGGCGGCGGCGGCCGGGTTCGTGGACAAGACGTTCCGGCCGCGGGTCTACAACACGCTCAACGTACCGGTGCTCCAGCTCGTGTTCGCCCACTTCTACCTCGGCATCGCCCGCGGGGCGCTGGAGACCGCGGCCGAGTACACGCGCACGCAGACCCGCCCGTGGCTGCACGGCGGCCAGGAGCGCGCCGTCGACGAGCCCTACCAGCTCGACCTCTACGGCGACCACCTGTCCAAGCTCTGGGCCGTCGAGGCGCTGGCCGACCAGGTCTCGGTGGAGGCCCAGGCCATCCACGACAACGCCTGGGACGTCACCGCGCAGGAGCGCGGCGAGCACGAGGTGCGGGTGGCCGCGGTGAAGGCGCGCGCCACCGAGGTCGCGCTGGAGATCACCAGCGGGATCTTCGAGGGCCTCGGCGCCCGGGCGACGAGGTCCGACCTGGCGTTCGACCGGTTCTGGCGCAACGTCCGGACGCACACGCTGCACGACCCGGTCGCCTACAAGCGCCGCGAGGTCGGTGCGTTCCTCCTGCGCGACGAGCTCCCCGAGCCCACCTGGTACTCCTGA
- a CDS encoding NAD(P)H-binding protein, protein MTGATGNIGRMVVDHLLARGASHVRALTASPERAVLPPQVEVVRGSVRSPEALRTAFDGVEHFYLAPSPDTVEQVMALARDAGVRYVVDLSGEPESWWGLVSGAVEASGLAWTHLWPADFVENARMWLPQIRATGAVREPWPDGASTPTAMDDIAEVAAVALLSDDHAGEAYGLTGPEPVSRREMVRAIAEATGRPIEFVRATPEEATDALRPSMGETAEWYVGNVLSYLAGNVPSPNRLVAEITGRPATTFAAWADTHADELRAAIAPA, encoded by the coding sequence GTGACGGGAGCGACGGGCAACATCGGACGGATGGTCGTCGACCACCTGCTGGCCCGTGGCGCGTCGCACGTGCGGGCTCTGACGGCGAGCCCGGAGCGGGCGGTGCTGCCTCCGCAGGTCGAGGTGGTGCGCGGGTCGGTGCGCAGCCCGGAGGCCCTGCGCACCGCGTTCGACGGCGTCGAGCACTTCTACCTCGCGCCGTCGCCGGACACCGTCGAACAGGTGATGGCGCTCGCGCGTGACGCCGGGGTCCGGTACGTCGTGGACCTGTCCGGGGAGCCGGAGAGCTGGTGGGGCTTGGTGTCCGGGGCGGTGGAGGCGAGCGGACTGGCGTGGACCCACCTGTGGCCGGCCGACTTCGTGGAGAACGCCCGGATGTGGCTGCCGCAGATCCGGGCCACCGGCGCCGTGCGTGAGCCCTGGCCGGACGGTGCCAGCACGCCGACCGCGATGGACGACATCGCCGAGGTCGCCGCCGTCGCGCTGCTCTCCGACGACCACGCCGGTGAGGCGTACGGCCTGACCGGCCCGGAGCCGGTGAGCCGCCGGGAGATGGTGCGGGCGATCGCGGAGGCGACCGGTCGGCCGATCGAGTTCGTACGGGCCACGCCGGAGGAGGCGACCGATGCCCTGCGCCCGAGCATGGGCGAGACGGCCGAGTGGTACGTCGGCAACGTCCTGTCCTACCTGGCCGGGAACGTGCCGTCGCCGAACCGCCTGGTCGCCGAGATCACCGGCCGACCGGCGACGACGTTCGCCGCCTGGGCGGACACCCACGCCGACGAGCTACGGGCCGCCATCGCCCCCGCCTGA